ATAAACTACTCATAATGCCTATCTATACATTTGTACCATAGTCTCCAACACctctttaacaaaaatattttcaccaTTTAAgtaatcattgcaaaagaaaaaataaacaaaccaaCCAACATAAATAGAAGGGAAGCTAGTTTACCAAAGAACATACATAtaactaaaacataaattttgaaCACATAAATCAAATAATCCTTAGCATATCAGAATACATTCTAGATTTGACTATTcagatacatgtattgatatcaGACTCTGGCAAGTTCTGCACTTATAGTGATGAAACAACTTGCCCACCTAAGCTACTACACAAGGTTAGTCGACAATCTATAGCCAAGGAAAAACCATAAACTAGGACCTCATGCTACTCCTTACAACATAACTCACatttctctacttgagatttgATGGTTATTAGAGTGTGAAGATAACTCTCAAAACATGATCCCTACATCAACACAATGAATGCATCATAAAATCTCTCCACGAGATCCACGAAATTATACCAAACACATATATCATGCCAACAACAAACTCATTATCATTACTAGATCATACTTGAATAAATGCCATACATACTCATGCTCATATTACAGTCCATGAAACATCATAAATTTCATAGTAAATTCATATAGAATCCAAAAAAAACCAATCAGATCAACAAACTAGAGAAAATCACAAAGAACTACATTGACACTTAGATTGACGCTTGGTGAAAAAGCTCTCGCAAAAGAGAGTGTTCAATGTTAGTTTCGGGGGCTCAAGCCAAGAGACATAAATCAGTTCCAGGCCTGTAGTGGTCATTGTTGCTCAGCATGTCCTGTTCATTGTTCAATGTCAAACCATTCGCAATTTGGTTTGTTCAATGATGAAACATGTACTCAATGTCATATCAAAAAATATAGCAGTCCAGTTTTTATTTGATACAGTCCAATTTGATATGATGCACTTAAAGCTTATTCAAATAGCCAATTTAGTATCCAACCTCTTAGTtaggtctaaaaacaagttTCAATTCGACTAGGATATCAATTTGCCCAAATGACTATAGACTTAGTGTATCAAATTAACACCAAACCAAATCTAAAACAACACACACCATTagatttctcaaacaaattttacaataagattttataacaaatttcatAATACAATTTCTCTCATTCAAGACACTATTTTCCTTCAATCGAAACCAAATTACAATCAATAATTAgctaattgatattaaaatatgtaattaactaattgatattaaaatatattaattaattttccttACTTGACAAAACACCAAATTGCTCGAGAAAGTCTAAAATAGCTCCACAAGTACAAAAAGTTTTATCTACTCCTACGAACCACATAAACACAATCAAAGTATGCTATTGAAACCATTGATGAACAAAGAGACTTATAAAAGACTCAAACGTCATATACATCTACAACATACTcatgcaaaagaaaacaaaacatacaaaaaaaaaagaacaaaaaaaccAAACCAATTTACTCTACTTGATCGgccaaaattgaaaaatttgCCGCTAGTTCCTCAATAAGACgaactaaatttaaaatcttatattttctATACATTTAAAATCTCAACTATCAATTAAACACTTGAAATGTGGTTTGAAATATCATGAAAGCATACAGATTGTCTTTACacaataatttcttaaaatgaaCATTATATGAATTACCAATTGATAACACATTAGTATGTTTCTAACACAAAAAGAACATTTATACGTTAATTTActgaaaaaacaattttgatactttttttCCATGTTTTACCAAGTCTTTATAGAGAAACTGGTCTACACAAAGGTGTCACTAATTAAAATACTGATTGACACATTAAAGGTAATAATTATCTACAAGTCAAAACTGATTTAGACTtcaattaatttaagttttaattttcatattttaaacaaattagttTAAGATGATAAGTTTATAAACTCAATGAACTGAGATAGTGTTAAAACACTCAGCTGatatgagaaaaatgaaatcGAAAAGTTCTTGCTGTGGGAGAAAAGACTTAAGACATAAAGCATATGGGATAGTAGACTAAATATATAAGTATCAATAATCCAAATAtggaaaaacataaacaaatacaATTTATAGGCTCCAAATGTGGGAGAAACCCCATATACAATGACAATGCATTCTTCAGGTCTTTCTTGTAGCTACAGTAATTGCCTCCTCTATAGCTTGAGCAAAAGTAGCAATCTTGTATGTGAAAAAGCCTACGAGCATTGGTATCAATTCTAAGTGCATATATCCAAATTCTGGAACCAGAATACTGCAATCAGGAGAAACTAAGATAAGTAGGTTCACAAATAAATACCAATGTACATTCACCTCGTTCTTCAAAAAGTAACAAGTGGAATTTGGATTCtctaatgaattttttttcttttgtcctTTGTTGTGCCCTTAAAATACATTGGTTTACActgacttttatgttttaaaatatattaaaaatctttttaatatacCAAAAGTAGTGGATTTTGAAGACACATAAGAGGATAACACAAAAATAACTCAGCAGAAAAACTGGACTCAAAGAAGTGCCACAAGACCTACAAATCATTGACAAAAATGACATCCAATCAAATACATAATCCAAACATCAATGTATTTGGATATCATGTCTAGGTAATAACATATATAAGGCAGTCAAAATGCCTTGCAAATGATACTTTCAAGGTTATGATTGCCTATTATTCAAAAGTTTTCTtaggaagaaggaaaaaaagaaaagaaagattaagGCAAAAGTAAGTTCaaccaaatgaaagaaaaaacaaaatcatgacAAGAGCCGTCCGTACCtggaaaaactaaaaacttgATCAGGAATATTTGTTTGCGAATCAAATTGATTTAATGgacaacataataaataataaatgttgaAATTACAAATGAAAAGAGGACTTACGCATTCCAGCGGTTATAGACCATGACTAGAACAACAGGAACCAGCAATCTTGGCTGCCCAATTGCTCCCCTGCAAGTAACAGCCAATAAGCCTATGttgtttataacaaaaaaacaagGTGAAAAACAAACTGACCTCCACaattttcacattaaaaatGAGCAACAAATTGTTTGAATCTAATTCGGACCAAGTTGACTTACTTTGTTGAAGAGAAACTGTGAAAGACATCTAATAGGACTTTTTTATAGGGATGAACAGTACAATACAAGAGTCAAGTTTATCCAGTAAAGAAACTAAATTCTGAATAGTAAATCTATCATCTATATAGATTACTTGACAACAGCCTTTGCACCATCAGTTTTTAGCGAGTCCACACTACTTCCCAGCATGCGAATGTACGCCAAAGAACCAAGAAAACCAGCTCCAAAACTGAAtgcatgaaagaaaaatattaaacaaatgaGTAAACCTTTACATCTTTCTCTCTGATGTTAACCAGTATTATCATTTAACTAATACATTCCCATTCAATTCCTCATTCTGTTCAAATGCAGGGAATACAAATATCTTAACATTTATTTCCTTCCATAACGTttctattaaaagaaaaatctttgTTTCTCTATCCCACCTAAATTCTCAAAACACATTACTATAAGCTTCTTAAAAAGTTCAGAAAGGagaaatgttttaaatatgaaGTGAATTAACTAATAAATGTTTGAATCCTCATTAGGTAAACTAATCTAGAACAACACCATATCCCATGTCAAtaagtttttagtttatataatcCTTTTCGTATGTTTACTGGATGGTGGTTTTATATTGAACTGATTTTTAGCTCTCAATTGAACCATATTAGCTAGCATCTACAAAAGATAGAATAGATTGAGGAAGGTCATGAATTCAGGATAACTAAATCAGTAGGAGCATGAAGAATTCAAGTACCTAGCTGCAATCTCAGGAGTGTAAGAAACGTATGCTGAAACCAGACCAACACCACCAATACCCAAGGTAAGGACTTGCAACTTCTTCTTtaactgaaaaacaaaaaatatgtttaagaacaaaattaacaaaaacttGATATTTGGTGAATGCCAAAACAATAGAGGGTACTTATTCATATGACCtctaacaaaaaagaaaaaattaaccaGACAATAATGCTTAATACCTTATCATACTGCTCTTGAGCTTGAGCAGCCAATACTTTAGGATCTTCCCGAGACTGCTTTATTTCGCGGAACATCACATCCTATAGCAGTACAGCTACTCTAAATCAGACCtttgaatagtaaaattcaAGTTCTAAACATACTAATGGTACATAGGTTGTCAAGGTTTGTTTTGAGTCAAAAATATATCATTGGTTGAGTGCAATGTCTTACCGCAGTAAATATTGATTTCTCCAAGGTTATATAAGTTAGAAATATATGCAGTTAGTAAGTGCAATGCTAGATCTTAATGTAGAGAGTTAAGATGAAATAGAAAAGCATTACTTACACTTCCCCCAGTTGCAGCCTTGGTAGCTCTATTCCATTTTTCTTGC
The Vigna angularis cultivar LongXiaoDou No.4 chromosome 5, ASM1680809v1, whole genome shotgun sequence genome window above contains:
- the LOC108338999 gene encoding protein CONSERVED ONLY IN THE GREEN LINEAGE 160, chloroplastic gives rise to the protein MALVSHVCVRCAATPTSPESPSSAPLRDPKQTKVILPKKKPVKWSTGMAPGEYGGPPTTTKLRKYWGGDDEDPLASDDYMWNKEFVGRFKKLIQDPQAPTPPAKEEPSGFLSLNRVMSLDSLEVDLSKELTAPLNHNAHKQAEAETDETRNNRVKYRAAPTRREQEKWNRATKAATGGSDVMFREIKQSREDPKVLAAQAQEQYDKLKKKLQVLTLGIGGVGLVSAYVSYTPEIAASFGAGFLGSLAYIRMLGSSVDSLKTDGAKAVVKGAIGQPRLLVPVVLVMVYNRWNAILVPEFGYMHLELIPMLVGFFTYKIATFAQAIEEAITVATRKT